A region of the Candidatus Krumholzibacteriia bacterium genome:
TCCGCGACGCGGAGGAGATGGCCCAGGTGATCAAGGAGGAGTACCAGGAGCACAGTTTCCTGCGCACGGTGAAGGAGTGGCGGCACACGCCCTGATCGCACGCGCCGAATTGACCCCACCGATCCCAGCCCGTAGAGTCTCGAGCCCTGGTCCCCTCGGAGCCCGCTCTTGATCGGCAAGACTCTCGCCCACTACGAGATCACCGCCCTGCTCGGCAAGGGCGGCATGGGAGAGGTCTACCGCGCACGCGACACGAAGCTCGACCGCGACGTGGCGCTCAAGCTCCTTCCCGCCGAAGTGGCGAGGGATCCCGAACGGACGGCGCGCTTCCAACGCGAGGCGAAGGTCCTCGCGCAGATCAACCATCCGCACGTCGCGCAGATCCACGGCTTCGACGACGAAGGCGACGTCCTCTTCCTCGTCATGGAACTCGTCGAAGGCGTCGACCTCGCGACCCGACTGCGCGGCGGACCGCTTCCGATCGACCAGGCCCTGAACGTCGCGCGCCAGATCGCCCGGGGCCTCGAGGAGGCACACGGCCACGGGATCGTGCACCGCGACCTCAAGCCCGCCAACGTCATCGTCACGCCCGACGGTACGGCGAAGATCCTCGACTTCGGCCTCGCGGTCGCCACCGCGCCGGCCGACGAAGCGGCCGATACGCAGCTCTCACCGACGATCACCGCGGCGCTCACGCGCGCCGGCACATTGCTCGGCACCGCGGCCTACATGAGCCCCGAGCAAGCGGCCGGACACACGTGCGACGCGCGGACCGACGTCTGGGCCTGGGGCGTGATCCTCTTCGAGATGCTGACGGGCACGCGGCTCTTCGGCGAGGACTCCCCGAGCGAGACCCTGGCCGCCGTGATCCGCGCCGAACCGGACTGGGACGCGCTGCCGGCGGAGACTCCGTCCACGGTGCGCCGTGTGCTCGTCGGGTGTCTGCGCAAGAAACCGCACGATCGATGGCACGCCATCGCCGACGTGCGCCTGATGCTCGACGGGGGCGACGACGCCGAGGACGTTCCCATGGCGATCACGAGTCGATGGCGTCCGAGCCCGGCCTGGGTGCTGATCGCCGTCCTCGGACTCGCGATCGGTTGGTTGCTCCCGCGGGGCACGGCGATCGAAGCCACCGAAGTCGACGACGCGATCGTTCGCAGCGCGATCGCGTTGCCCCAGGACACCCAACTCGCCGGTTGGGCATCGCCAGCGGTCGCCCTGTCCCCCGACGGACGTCGCATCGCCTTCGTCGCGATGATCGACGATCACAAGCGTCTGTTCCTGCGCGACCTCGGCAGCGAGACGGCCCTCGAGGTCCCCGACAGCGACGGTGCCGAGGGACCCTTCTTCTCGCCCGACGGGCGCTGGCTCGGTTTCGGGGCGGGATCGATCTCCGGTGCATCGCCGGACCCGCGACGGCTGAAGAAGTACGACGTCGAGACCGGCGTGACGACGACGGTGTGCGACCTGGGCGACTACTTCGGCGGAACATGGCGCGACGACGGGACCATCTTCTTCGTGAACCTGCAGCCGCGCGGGCTGTGGCGCGTGTCGGCCGACGGCGGTCGCCCCGTGCGCATCGGCCCCGACGATCCGGAGCGCCGCCAGGCCTTCGCCTGGCCCCAGATGCTCCCCGGAGGACGACGCGCCCTGGCCATCCGCTGGCCCGACCTCGAGGGTGGATCGGTGGGAACGATCGACCTCGAGTCGGGCGAATTCACCGAGCTGGGTGTGTCGGGCACCTTCGCTCGCTGGGCCCCGAGCGGGCATCTGTTCGTCTCCACCCTCGAGCGCCGGGTGATCGCCCATCGATTCGACGTCGTCGCCGCGAGCCTTCGCCCCGGCAACGTCCCCGTGCTCGAGGACGTGACCGAAGGAGGCAACGGCGCGTCCGTGTTCGCCGTCTCGTCGTCCGGAGATCTCGTCTACACGACAGGATCCGTCGACGGTGCTCGTAAGGACCTGGCGCGCCTCTTCTGGATCGACGAGAGCGGCACCGCCGAGCGCTTCGACCTCGAGCCCGACTTCATCAGCGACATCGACGTCTCGCCCGACGGGTCGCGCCTCGCGGTCTGCATCGGCAATCGCGAGCTCTGGATCCACGACCTCCGCCGCGGCACGAGGCTGCGCCTGCCCCCGGGGGAGATGATCACCAAGCGGCGGCCGCTCTGGACGCCGACCGGCGACGCCATCGTCTTCACCGGCTTCGGACTCGAAACGACGGGGAGCCTGAACCTGTGCCTGCAGCCTGGCGACGGCGTGCGCACGCCCGTGCGTCTCGAGTCGCAGGTCGGAGAGTTCTTCGCCGGATCCTGGGTTCCTGGCACGAGCACCCTGCTCTTCCACGGCTTCGAGACCGACCAGGCCGCGGACATCTCCACTCGTTTCCAGAGCATCGACGTCGACGCGCCCGGGTCCATCGAGACCCTCGACCTCGAGGATCGCCGCATCGCGAACCCGACCCTCTCGCCGGACGGGCGCTGGCTCGCCTACGTGTCCGGAGAAACGGGCCGGAGGGAGATCTTCCTGCGCAGCTACCCGGACCTGCAGCGGAAGATCCCCGTCGGACCCGGCACGAGCGTGCGCTGGTCGTCGAGCGGCGACCGCATGATCGTGGCCCGCTACGCCGGACGACGCATCGTCGAGATCGCGGGTGCGGACTTCGACCCCACGACGGGAGACGTCGCGCCCCTTCGACCCTCGATCGACCTGACCACCTTCGATCACCCGCAATTCGATCCGCGCGGTGCGCTGTACTGGGACTACGACGCCGCGAACGATCGCTACGTCGTCGTCCAGGAGATCCCCGGCGCCGGGGAGATCCGCGCCCTGCAACTCGTGCAGGGCTGGACGCGCGAGATCGAGGAACTGCTGCCGATCCGGAAAGGGCGCTGAGCGGGACGGGGAGGTCGCGACCTGGGGCGACCTCCCCGTCGAAGCACGTCAGCGCAGCAGGACCAGCTTGGTCCGGGCGACGACGTCGTCGGCGCGCAGCACCGCGAAGTACACGCCGCTCGCCCGATCGCGCGCGTCCCACACGAGTTCGTGGCGGCCGGCCGACATCGAACCACCGACCAGCGTGTCGACCTGGCGTCCGCGCGCGTCGAACACGGTGAGGTCGACGGGGCCGGGACGGGCCAACTCGAACACGATCGACGTGCGTGGGTTGAACGGCGTGGGCACGGCGCCGACGAGCCGCGTCACCAGGGGCGTGGACGAGGTGACCGACGTGGCGGTCTGCTGACAGGCGTCGGGGATTCCGTCGAGATCGTCGTCGGCTGCCCCACCCGCAATGTCGCACGCGTCGCGCGTGCCGTTGCCGTTGCAGTCGGCGAAGTCGGGCATGACGAGCGAGCGCACGTGCACCCTTCCGTAGCTTCCCTCGTTCACCGCGCCCCAGGCGAAGTCGCCGATGCCGTCGTCGTTCACGTCGCCGAGGATCGCGATCGATCCGGCGCGGCCCGTGCCGCCGCCGACTTCGGCGTCACCGACGATCAAGTCGGGTTCGCTTCCTGCCTCGAAGCCTCCGAGGTAGACCTGAACGACGCCGCGATCGCCGCCGGACGTCCGCTCGGCGCCCACGAGGAGATCCGCGATCCCGTCGCCGTCGAGGTCGCCGCTCGTGGAAAGGGCGGTGCCGAGAGCCGTCTCCGGCACGCGCGCCGCGAGGTCGCCGTCCGGTGATCCGTCCATGGCGGCGCCGCCGTGGAACAGCCAGATGCTGCCGACTCCCGTCGTGTGGCTGGACCCGCCGACGTATGGATCGCCCACCAGCACGTCGTCGAACCCGTCCTCGTTCACGTCCCCGGCTGGGGCGAGCGAGACGCCGAAGCCACCGCCGTCGCTCGGCCGCACGAGCGTCGGCCCGCGTTCGGACGGACCGCCTGCGTGCGACAGGTAAACGTACGCACCCTTGTTCGACCCGCCGGCATTGGGGCGGCTCACCACCACGTCGTCGAGCCCGTTTCCGTCGAGGTCTCCCGCGTTCACGACGACCTGACCGAACGCGAAGGTCGACCCCGGGTCCGGGATCCACTCCTGCTCGGGCACCGCGTCGAAGGGATGGGTCGAGTAGACGTACACGCGATCGTCGATGCCGAATTCGGCGGAGGGAGAGCCGACGATCACGTCCTGGAATCCGTCACCGTCCACGTCCGCCAGGGCCAGGCCGCGACCGAACTCGATGTCGGTCGTGGGCGCGTCGATCGAGATCGGGTCTTCGAGGATCGTGGACGTGTCGCCACGGTAGAGGATCAGGCTTCCCGCGGAGAGACTCGATCCGTCGGTCGCGCCGATCAGGTCGTCGCGCCCGTCTCCATCGACGTCACCCACCACGACGGAATCGAAGTTGCGGCTCAGATGTAGATCGTCGGTCCCGTCGAAGCCCGACCGACCCAGCACGATCTCGATGCGCGACCCCTCGTCGTGGATCAGATCGCCGCGGCCGTCGCCGTTCAGGTCGCCGCCCAGGACGAGATCGCCGACCCGACGCGTCCCGAAGAAGGGTATCGATACACCCTGTGCGTCGGCCACGAACACGGACTGGCACGCGTCGAGAATGCCGTCGAGGTTGCAGTCGCCTTCCCCGGAGACGATCTCGCATCCGTCGAGCAAGCCGTTCACGTCGCAGTCGAGCGAGGTGTCGGCCGCGATCTGGCAACGGTCGAGGATTCCGTTCACGTCGCAGTCCAGTGCGCCGGCCGTGATGTCACAGGTGTCGAGCGTCCCGTTGCCGTCGCAGTCGGCGGACGGATCGGCGGCGATCTGGCACGCGTCGTTGATCCCGTTGCCGTCGCAATCGGTCTGGCAGCGATCGATCACGCCGTCCTGATCGCAGTCTTCGGCGAACCCGAAGAGGAGCTCGGCCTCGTCGGGGATCTCGTTGCCGTCGCAGTCGGTGAGCAGGCCATTGGCGATGTCCATCGCGTCGTGCATGCCGTTCACGTTCCAGTCCATCCACCACGCGTAGAGCGGGCGCCCATTGCCGCGGCCGCGATAGACGACGTGGATGCCCCCGTAGGCATCGATCGCGATCGAGTTCGATTCTCCGACGCCGCCGAAGGGATCGATGACTTCGGTGCTCCAGGTGTCTCCCGGAGCGGGCGTGACGAGTACGACGTTGCGATCCGAATCGCGGTAGGCGCTGATGTGGGGGACGCCAGCGGGATCGATCGCGATCGAGTTCCACTTTCCCACGCGCCCGTTGAAAGCGGCCAGGTCGACCGACCATGTCCCGTCGTCGTCGCGGAACGCGTACATCAGGTCCTGCGAATCGATACGGTAGAAGCTCACGTGGGGGCGGCCCGCCCCGTCGAGGGCGAGGTCGACGTGTCCCAGGCCCTGCCCGAGCATCACCGTCACTTCTTCGACGATCCAGGTCGAACCGCTACGATACGCGTAGCGCAACGAATGATCGCTGCCGAAGTAGGCGATGCGCGGCTCGTCGAACTGGTCGACCTGGATGTCGATCTGCCGACCGCGACGGTGCCTGAGGTAGACCTCGTCGACGAATTGCGAGAAGTACGTGGGGACTGCCGGGCGTGCCCATCGCAGATCGGCGAAGCCGGCGTCGCTGTAGTGCCCGTCGAAGTAGGCAACCTGCTGGTAGGTGTCGGCGCGATCGACCGCGATGTGCGTGGCGGCCTCATCGACGATCGGCAGGATCGGTTGGACGGGATCCCACTGCGGTGGCAGGGCCGTGCGGAAGAGGTCGCCGGGGAAACCGGTCACGCCGGCCTGGTACCCGATGCCGAGTCGACCGCTGGGCGTGGCGTCGACGTTCACGAAGCCGAAAGGCGTGGCGACGCTCTCGTCGACGACGACCGCACCGTCGGGTCCGACGTACACGGTCTGGTACGGATAGGGGGTGTTCTCGACCTGCTGTGCATAGCCGACGTGGAGACGTCCGTCCGGAGTGACGTCGGTATCGATCCAGTTCCCCGAATCGAAGGGGTCGACCCCGGCGGGAATCTCGAGCGCCCGGATCAGGAAGTCACGGGCGCCGGCCGGACCGGCGTTCGCCAGCAGGACCAGGCAGGCGAGCAGGGGCAGGAAGCGAGCGCGCATGAGGAGCTCCTCGGAGGCGGGGCGGAATGTGCTCTCGAGGGGTCATTCGCAATCGGCGCACGGAATTCGCCACCGAAACCGACGATGTCGGCGCCGCGTGGACCGGCACCGTGGCGAAGCCGCGACGCGGAATCCGAATGACCCGGTGACCTTCCCCCGAGCGCTCCACCGAGGTGGTTCCCGTGACCGATCGCGACCGATCCGCTAGGCTCGTGGTCCCCTGGCAGCGCCGAGGTGTCCACAGTGCCCGATCCCACGCCCGCGGCGATCGAGGACGCGATCCGGTCGGTCCGCGACGGACGGCCCCGGGCCTCCGAGGAACTGCTGCCCCTGGTGTACGAACACCTGCGGCGACTGGCGCGTGCGCGCATGGCCAAGGTCCCACCCGGCAACACCCTGCAACCGACCGCGCTCGTCCACGAGGCGTACCTCCGGCTGTCCTCCTCGAAGGATCCGGCATGGGACGGCCGCGGGCACTTCTTCGCGGCCGCGGCCGAGGCCATGCGTCAGATCCTCGTCGACCAGGCGCGGCGCAAGGCGAGCCTCAAGCGCGGCGGCGATCGCGAACGCATCGAGCTCGACGACGTGGACCTTCGGATCCAACCACCGTCCGACGACATCCTCGACCTCGACACGGCGCTCGACGCACTGGCCGACGAGGACCGGGTGAAGGCCGACGTGGTGTTGTTGCGCCACTTCGCCGGACTCGACCGCGAGGAGACCGCGCGCACACTCGGACTGTCACCACGAACGGTCGATCGTCACTGGACCTACGCGCGCACCTGGCTCGCGCGCGCGATGCGGGACGCCCCGAACGAGCCCGGGAGGCCCTGACATGACCGGATCGGACGACCTCCGCCAACGCGCCGAGAACATCTTCCACGACGTCCGCCAGCTCGATCCCGAAGCCCGCCGCCGCCAGCTCGACGAACGCTGCGCCGGCCACGACGCCCTGCGGACCGAGGTCGAGAGCCTGCTCCGCGAGTACGACGGTCTGGGCACGTTCCTCGAGGAACCCGCCGTCGCGCCCCTGGACGTTCCGCGCAGCATCGGCCCGTACCGGCTCCTCTCGCCCCTCGGGCGCGGCGGCATGGGCGAGGTCTGGCTGGCCGAACAGACCGAACCGATCCGTCGCCGCGTCGCGATCAAGGTGATCCGCCCGGGGATGGACAGCCGCGACATCGTCGCTCGCTTCGAGGCCGAACGTCAGGCCCTGGCCATGATGGACCATCCTGGCGTGGCCAGCGTCCACGACGCGGGCACGACTGATCGTCAACAACCCTACTTCGTGATGGAACACGTCGACGGCGAGCCGATCACGGACTACGCCCGCACCCATCGCCTTTCCGTACGCGACCGGGTGGACCTCTTCCGCCAGGTGTGCGCGGCCATCCAGCACGCGCATCAGAAGACGATCCTGCACCGTGACGTGAAGCCGTCGAACGTCCTCGTGACCGAAGTCGACGGACGGCCGCGCGTGAAGGTCATCGATTTCGGCGTGGCCAAGGCGCTCGGCGATCGCATCGGGGACCAGACGCTCGTGACCGTGCACGGCAGCGTCATCGGCACCCCGGAATACATGAGCCCGGAGCAGGCCGGCGCCAGGGTCGAAACCGTCGACACGCGCTCGGACGTCTACTCGCTCGGCGTCATCCTGTACGAACTGATGGTTGGCGCCCTGCCCCACGAGCCGGCCACCGTGCGCGAAGCCATGTCGATGGGTGCTCTGGGATCGCTGTACGACGAGGACGCACCGCGTCCCACCATCCGGCTGCAGATGCTCGGTCCACGCCGGAAGACCGTGGCCGAACACCGGGGCACGACGCTCGCCGGGCTCGAAGCCGCCCTGCGCGGTGAGCTCGAGTGGATCGTGATGAAGGCGATCGCGCCCGAACCGGGCCGGCGCTACCAGTCGCCCGCCGACCTCTCCGAGGACCTGCTCCGCCACCTCGACGGCGAGAGTGTCGAGGCCGCCCCGCCGAGTCGGACCTACCGTGCGCGCAAGTTCGTGCGTCGTCACCGGGCGGCCGTGGCCACGGTCGGCGTGATCGCTTTCGGCCTCGTCCTGGGGGCGGCCGGCCTGGCCTTCGGGCTCGTGCGCGCGCTCGACGCCGAGGAGCGTGCCTCGCGCGACGCCCGCACCGCCGAGGAGATCACCGACTTCCTCGTCGACCTGTTCCGGGTGAACGAACCCGGCGCCGCGGCCGACACCCTCGTCACCGCGCGTGCGATCCTCGATCGCGGCGCCGACGAGATCCGCGCCTCGCTCGACGACGACCCGCTCGTGCGTGGCAACCTGCTGAACACGATGAGCGAGGCCTACTGGGGACTCGGCCTGTACGCCCGCGCGGATTCGCTCGCCCGCCTGGCGGTCGACGATCTCGAAGGCGTGCTCGAGGATTCCGACGCCCGCCTGGCCGACGCGCGCCGACAATGGAGCCAATCACGGTTCTACGCTGGCGACTACCGGGGCGCGCTCGACATCGCGCAGTCCGCCTTCGATGCGCGTGCCGCCGCTTTCGGACCCTACGACGAGAAAGCCGTGGAGCTCCGCAACGTGCGCGCGCAACTGGTCGGACGCATCGGAGATCCCGAGGAGGCACGCGCGGAGTTCGTCGACCTGATCGCGTACCTGCAGGGCGGAACGGGCCCTTCGATCCACACCGCGCTCGTGTCCACGTGGAACAACCTGGCCGCCATCCACTTCCGGGGACGCGACTTCCCCGACGCCGAGAACGCGCTCGAACGCGCACTGACCGTGCTCGACTCGACCAACGTCGAGGAGCCGGGACGCCGGGTCCGCCTGATGATGAACATCGCGGCCGCCCGCGCGCAGCAGGGCAATCTGGAAGAGGCCACGCCCATGCTCGAGCGTGCGCTCCCCGAACTCGAACGCATCTACGGCCCGGCGCACATGGAAACCATCGGCGCGCGCATGAACCTGGCGGCCTTCCGTCAGATGAGCGGCGACACCGAAGGCGCGGCGGACGCGTATGCGACCGTCCTGCCGCGGGCCGAAGCCGCGCTCGGGCCGGACCACCCGCAGGTCGCACGCGTGCTGCACAGCCAGGGCGTGACCCTGAACGACCTCGGCCGGCACGACGAGGCGATCGTGGCTCTGCGACGAGCCGTCGAGATCCGCACCGCGATCTTCGGACCCGATCACGACGACACGGTCGCGAGTCTGCTGTCACTGGCCACGGGATACGGCGGCGCCGGCGACACGGAGCGGTTGCGATCGGCCTTCGACGATGTCGTGTCACGCCGCGCCCGGAAATTCGGCGAGGACCACGTCGAAGTCGCGCGCGACCTCGACGTCTACGCCGAGGCCCTCGCCGCCAACGGCCTCGAAGACGAAGCCGCGGCGATCCGCACGCGCGCGGCCCGCATCCGCGATGCGCAGCCCGAGGGCTGAGTGGGGACGTCGGCCGAAACGCCCGAGGTGCCTCGGATCAGGGTATTGCCCACGACTCGCGATCCGAATTCCGGGACGTCACGCCGACAGTGGAAGAGGCGGTGAACTCCGATGAACGGAGCATTCGTCGAACGAGCATCGCCGGGGAAGCGCTCCGATCCCTCGCCGGAACGTCATCGAATCGCTCGACCGCGATTCGTCCCCGAACGTG
Encoded here:
- a CDS encoding sigma-70 family RNA polymerase sigma factor, with product MPDPTPAAIEDAIRSVRDGRPRASEELLPLVYEHLRRLARARMAKVPPGNTLQPTALVHEAYLRLSSSKDPAWDGRGHFFAAAAEAMRQILVDQARRKASLKRGGDRERIELDDVDLRIQPPSDDILDLDTALDALADEDRVKADVVLLRHFAGLDREETARTLGLSPRTVDRHWTYARTWLARAMRDAPNEPGRP
- a CDS encoding FG-GAP-like repeat-containing protein — protein: MRARFLPLLACLVLLANAGPAGARDFLIRALEIPAGVDPFDSGNWIDTDVTPDGRLHVGYAQQVENTPYPYQTVYVGPDGAVVVDESVATPFGFVNVDATPSGRLGIGYQAGVTGFPGDLFRTALPPQWDPVQPILPIVDEAATHIAVDRADTYQQVAYFDGHYSDAGFADLRWARPAVPTYFSQFVDEVYLRHRRGRQIDIQVDQFDEPRIAYFGSDHSLRYAYRSGSTWIVEEVTVMLGQGLGHVDLALDGAGRPHVSFYRIDSQDLMYAFRDDDGTWSVDLAAFNGRVGKWNSIAIDPAGVPHISAYRDSDRNVVLVTPAPGDTWSTEVIDPFGGVGESNSIAIDAYGGIHVVYRGRGNGRPLYAWWMDWNVNGMHDAMDIANGLLTDCDGNEIPDEAELLFGFAEDCDQDGVIDRCQTDCDGNGINDACQIAADPSADCDGNGTLDTCDITAGALDCDVNGILDRCQIAADTSLDCDVNGLLDGCEIVSGEGDCNLDGILDACQSVFVADAQGVSIPFFGTRRVGDLVLGGDLNGDGRGDLIHDEGSRIEIVLGRSGFDGTDDLHLSRNFDSVVVGDVDGDGRDDLIGATDGSSLSAGSLILYRGDTSTILEDPISIDAPTTDIEFGRGLALADVDGDGFQDVIVGSPSAEFGIDDRVYVYSTHPFDAVPEQEWIPDPGSTFAFGQVVVNAGDLDGNGLDDVVVSRPNAGGSNKGAYVYLSHAGGPSERGPTLVRPSDGGGFGVSLAPAGDVNEDGFDDVLVGDPYVGGSSHTTGVGSIWLFHGGAAMDGSPDGDLAARVPETALGTALSTSGDLDGDGIADLLVGAERTSGGDRGVVQVYLGGFEAGSEPDLIVGDAEVGGGTGRAGSIAILGDVNDDGIGDFAWGAVNEGSYGRVHVRSLVMPDFADCNGNGTRDACDIAGGAADDDLDGIPDACQQTATSVTSSTPLVTRLVGAVPTPFNPRTSIVFELARPGPVDLTVFDARGRQVDTLVGGSMSAGRHELVWDARDRASGVYFAVLRADDVVARTKLVLLR
- a CDS encoding protein kinase; the protein is MIGKTLAHYEITALLGKGGMGEVYRARDTKLDRDVALKLLPAEVARDPERTARFQREAKVLAQINHPHVAQIHGFDDEGDVLFLVMELVEGVDLATRLRGGPLPIDQALNVARQIARGLEEAHGHGIVHRDLKPANVIVTPDGTAKILDFGLAVATAPADEAADTQLSPTITAALTRAGTLLGTAAYMSPEQAAGHTCDARTDVWAWGVILFEMLTGTRLFGEDSPSETLAAVIRAEPDWDALPAETPSTVRRVLVGCLRKKPHDRWHAIADVRLMLDGGDDAEDVPMAITSRWRPSPAWVLIAVLGLAIGWLLPRGTAIEATEVDDAIVRSAIALPQDTQLAGWASPAVALSPDGRRIAFVAMIDDHKRLFLRDLGSETALEVPDSDGAEGPFFSPDGRWLGFGAGSISGASPDPRRLKKYDVETGVTTTVCDLGDYFGGTWRDDGTIFFVNLQPRGLWRVSADGGRPVRIGPDDPERRQAFAWPQMLPGGRRALAIRWPDLEGGSVGTIDLESGEFTELGVSGTFARWAPSGHLFVSTLERRVIAHRFDVVAASLRPGNVPVLEDVTEGGNGASVFAVSSSGDLVYTTGSVDGARKDLARLFWIDESGTAERFDLEPDFISDIDVSPDGSRLAVCIGNRELWIHDLRRGTRLRLPPGEMITKRRPLWTPTGDAIVFTGFGLETTGSLNLCLQPGDGVRTPVRLESQVGEFFAGSWVPGTSTLLFHGFETDQAADISTRFQSIDVDAPGSIETLDLEDRRIANPTLSPDGRWLAYVSGETGRREIFLRSYPDLQRKIPVGPGTSVRWSSSGDRMIVARYAGRRIVEIAGADFDPTTGDVAPLRPSIDLTTFDHPQFDPRGALYWDYDAANDRYVVVQEIPGAGEIRALQLVQGWTREIEELLPIRKGR
- a CDS encoding serine/threonine-protein kinase, which produces MTGSDDLRQRAENIFHDVRQLDPEARRRQLDERCAGHDALRTEVESLLREYDGLGTFLEEPAVAPLDVPRSIGPYRLLSPLGRGGMGEVWLAEQTEPIRRRVAIKVIRPGMDSRDIVARFEAERQALAMMDHPGVASVHDAGTTDRQQPYFVMEHVDGEPITDYARTHRLSVRDRVDLFRQVCAAIQHAHQKTILHRDVKPSNVLVTEVDGRPRVKVIDFGVAKALGDRIGDQTLVTVHGSVIGTPEYMSPEQAGARVETVDTRSDVYSLGVILYELMVGALPHEPATVREAMSMGALGSLYDEDAPRPTIRLQMLGPRRKTVAEHRGTTLAGLEAALRGELEWIVMKAIAPEPGRRYQSPADLSEDLLRHLDGESVEAAPPSRTYRARKFVRRHRAAVATVGVIAFGLVLGAAGLAFGLVRALDAEERASRDARTAEEITDFLVDLFRVNEPGAAADTLVTARAILDRGADEIRASLDDDPLVRGNLLNTMSEAYWGLGLYARADSLARLAVDDLEGVLEDSDARLADARRQWSQSRFYAGDYRGALDIAQSAFDARAAAFGPYDEKAVELRNVRAQLVGRIGDPEEARAEFVDLIAYLQGGTGPSIHTALVSTWNNLAAIHFRGRDFPDAENALERALTVLDSTNVEEPGRRVRLMMNIAAARAQQGNLEEATPMLERALPELERIYGPAHMETIGARMNLAAFRQMSGDTEGAADAYATVLPRAEAALGPDHPQVARVLHSQGVTLNDLGRHDEAIVALRRAVEIRTAIFGPDHDDTVASLLSLATGYGGAGDTERLRSAFDDVVSRRARKFGEDHVEVARDLDVYAEALAANGLEDEAAAIRTRAARIRDAQPEG